From Hyphomicrobiales bacterium, the proteins below share one genomic window:
- the mutY gene encoding A/G-specific adenine glycosylase: protein MADAPFKTVPNPSDLLEWYDCHARVLPWRVSPQNRAVGEVPDPYRVWLSEIMLQQTTVATVKAYFEKFTTLWPSIHDLAKADREDVLKAWAGLGYYSRARNLKACADIVVQQYGGVFPDTVEGLKELPGIGDYTASAIAAIAFDQPAAVVDGNVERVLSRIFAVEEVMPKAKKTIKEYQSALTPQMRAGDYAQAMMDLGATICSPKNPACALCVWQGDCAAFKLGTQELFPVKAQKKVKPTRYGWAFVAVRADGAVLLRTRPDEGLLGGMTEVPGTTWGEEQPKSPFASAPFQAGWSKRCGVIQHTFTHFHLEVEVVTSMFPMEQLPAKNSWWSAMEDIPDEALPTVMNKMLEAALPGVTKPRA, encoded by the coding sequence GTGGCGGATGCCCCTTTCAAAACAGTGCCAAATCCGAGTGATTTGCTTGAATGGTATGATTGCCATGCGCGTGTTTTGCCATGGCGTGTTTCTCCACAAAATCGTGCCGTTGGTGAAGTGCCTGATCCTTATCGGGTTTGGCTGTCAGAAATAATGTTGCAGCAAACCACAGTTGCGACGGTAAAAGCTTATTTCGAAAAGTTCACCACCCTTTGGCCAAGCATCCATGATTTGGCGAAGGCTGATCGTGAAGATGTTTTGAAGGCATGGGCGGGGCTTGGGTATTATTCGCGGGCTCGCAATTTGAAGGCCTGCGCGGATATTGTCGTGCAACAATATGGCGGGGTCTTTCCAGATACAGTTGAGGGCCTGAAAGAACTACCCGGCATTGGAGATTATACGGCGTCGGCCATAGCGGCCATTGCATTCGATCAGCCTGCTGCTGTAGTTGATGGAAATGTGGAACGGGTGTTATCGCGGATTTTCGCGGTTGAAGAGGTAATGCCCAAAGCGAAAAAAACCATCAAGGAATATCAATCAGCGCTCACGCCTCAAATGCGAGCGGGAGATTATGCCCAAGCTATGATGGATTTAGGTGCCACGATTTGCTCACCTAAAAATCCAGCTTGTGCGCTCTGTGTATGGCAAGGTGACTGTGCCGCTTTCAAGCTTGGAACGCAGGAGTTATTTCCTGTAAAAGCTCAGAAGAAAGTGAAGCCGACCCGTTATGGCTGGGCCTTTGTTGCTGTTCGCGCCGATGGTGCGGTGTTATTACGCACGCGGCCAGATGAGGGGTTGCTTGGTGGTATGACAGAAGTACCCGGCACGACTTGGGGAGAAGAACAACCAAAATCCCCCTTTGCATCTGCACCCTTTCAGGCAGGGTGGAGTAAACGATGCGGTGTGATCCAGCATACATTTACGCACTTTCATCTTGAAGTGGAGGTGGTGACAAGCATGTTCCCGATGGAGCAGTTGCCTGCAAAAAACAGCTGGTGGTCGGCGATGGAAGATATTCCAGATGAGGCACTGCCAACGGTGATGAATAAAATGTTGGAAGCAGCTTTACCTGGTGTCACAAAACCAAGAGCGTGA
- the smc gene encoding chromosome segregation protein SMC, producing the protein MRFTKLRILGFKSFVEPVEFIIERGLTGVVGPNGCGKSNLVEAIKWVMGESSYKNMRASGMDDVIFSGSGSRPARNTAEVTLVIDNTERTAPAAFNDSDTIEITRRIERESGSVYRINGKESRAKDVQLLFADASTGARSPSMVGQGRIGELISAKPRQRRQILEEAAGISGLHSRRHEAELRLKATEQNLDRVEDVINQLETQLEGLKRQARQASRYRNLSGEIRKFEATVYHLRWMAASSALQEAESNLTEFTVAVADATALQSRTARDQAVSANTLPPLRDKAAAAAAALQRIQLEQGALEKEETQAKSRLQELTGRIEQLDHDVEREKGLLTENKNVFDRLADEETKLKAENAASGDRRIEAETSLSTAKEKQEASEQAFNQTTKEIAELNARRASLENSMRQAENQIARIATDQDRVVRDIADVDAKLGQDLFVNAHQKTVEEARLKVETGEAEIQQFELKTQRARDHESEVKTTTTALERELNVIETEAQTLARVLNAGSQGDYPLLIDELTAEPGYEIALGAALGSDLDISVDKEAPVHWAGAEAEADDPSLPNGAEPLSKFVAAPQTIARRLNQIGVIDEAQSDELVGNLKPGQRLVTRQGALWRWDGFTSSADAETPAAQRLAQKNRLADLEGASSTKKDQVEAQKHKLATASVSLQEAITLEREARDAYRTALSEQTKARDALAKVESEASRLAERRTSLTERQTRLNGDREGADQQQEKQKALLSEVPNSDALNDRLQNEQTSLANDRAALAEARAGFETLAREAEMRNNRLQAIGGERQSWVNRVEAAETQMNVLAERKEAAIKEQAGLQDLPGEFARRRAALFTKVEEAEKNRAESQDVLATAETALRTADEAAKLALNALSEIRESRARTEERVESAKTRKQDVAREITEILECSPAGLAEIAQLKEGTALPEMSVVETRLDRLKAERERLGGVNLRAEEEMQEVGDKRDELVSERDDLIEAIRQLRTAIANLNKEGRERLLIAFDEVNAHFKHLFTHLFAGGTAELILTESDDPLEAGLDIIARPPGKKPQTMTLLSGGEQALTATALIFAVFLTNPAPICVLDEVDAPLDDANVERFCNLLDDMADTTDTRFLTITHNPITMARMSRLFGVTMAERGVSQLVSVDLETAESFREAG; encoded by the coding sequence ATGAGATTCACCAAGCTCCGCATCTTAGGGTTCAAATCTTTTGTTGAACCTGTTGAATTCATTATCGAACGCGGCCTCACAGGGGTCGTTGGCCCCAACGGTTGCGGCAAGTCCAATCTTGTCGAAGCGATCAAATGGGTAATGGGTGAAAGCTCCTACAAAAATATGCGCGCATCTGGCATGGATGACGTGATTTTCTCAGGCAGTGGCAGCCGTCCGGCGCGCAATACTGCTGAGGTCACACTGGTCATCGATAATACCGAGCGCACCGCACCCGCAGCCTTTAATGACAGCGATACCATCGAGATTACGCGGCGAATCGAGCGCGAATCAGGGTCGGTCTACCGCATCAACGGCAAGGAAAGCCGCGCAAAAGACGTTCAATTGCTGTTTGCAGACGCTTCAACTGGCGCCAGATCACCTTCTATGGTGGGACAAGGCCGGATTGGTGAGCTTATTTCTGCAAAGCCGCGCCAACGTCGCCAAATTTTGGAAGAAGCTGCCGGTATCTCCGGTCTTCATTCCCGTCGCCATGAAGCAGAATTGCGGCTTAAGGCAACAGAACAAAATCTCGACCGTGTTGAAGACGTTATCAACCAGTTGGAAACTCAGCTTGAAGGCTTGAAGCGTCAAGCGCGCCAAGCATCTCGCTATCGCAATCTTTCTGGCGAAATCAGAAAATTTGAAGCGACTGTCTATCATCTCCGTTGGATGGCCGCATCGAGTGCGTTGCAAGAAGCAGAAAGCAATCTAACTGAATTCACCGTCGCTGTTGCTGATGCAACGGCCTTGCAATCAAGAACCGCGAGAGACCAAGCAGTTTCCGCCAACACTTTACCGCCATTGCGCGATAAGGCGGCCGCTGCTGCGGCAGCACTCCAGCGCATTCAACTGGAGCAGGGCGCGTTAGAAAAAGAAGAAACACAGGCAAAAAGCCGTCTTCAAGAACTAACAGGTCGTATTGAGCAGCTTGACCATGATGTTGAGCGCGAGAAGGGTTTGCTTACTGAAAACAAGAACGTCTTTGACCGTTTGGCTGATGAAGAAACCAAGCTGAAGGCAGAAAATGCAGCTTCTGGTGATCGCCGTATTGAGGCTGAAACATCGCTGAGCACTGCAAAAGAAAAGCAGGAAGCAAGTGAACAAGCTTTCAACCAAACAACCAAAGAGATCGCGGAACTAAACGCCCGCCGTGCCTCTCTTGAAAACAGTATGCGGCAAGCAGAAAATCAGATTGCGCGCATTGCAACAGATCAAGACCGCGTTGTTCGCGATATTGCTGATGTGGATGCGAAACTCGGCCAAGATTTGTTTGTGAATGCTCACCAAAAAACTGTCGAAGAAGCGCGCCTGAAAGTTGAAACGGGTGAGGCTGAGATTCAGCAGTTTGAGCTTAAAACGCAACGCGCTCGTGACCATGAGAGCGAAGTTAAGACCACGACAACCGCCCTCGAACGCGAACTCAATGTGATTGAGACAGAAGCGCAAACTCTTGCACGTGTTTTGAATGCTGGCTCACAGGGTGATTACCCGTTGCTGATTGATGAGCTTACGGCAGAACCGGGCTATGAGATTGCTCTTGGTGCTGCACTTGGTAGCGATCTTGATATTTCGGTCGATAAAGAAGCACCCGTCCACTGGGCCGGCGCTGAAGCTGAGGCGGATGATCCAAGTTTGCCAAATGGCGCAGAACCGCTATCAAAATTTGTCGCAGCGCCGCAAACGATTGCTCGTCGATTGAACCAAATTGGTGTGATTGATGAAGCGCAATCAGACGAACTTGTTGGCAATTTAAAACCGGGCCAGCGCTTAGTCACAAGACAAGGTGCGCTTTGGCGTTGGGATGGATTTACCTCATCTGCCGATGCTGAAACACCTGCTGCCCAGCGGCTAGCCCAGAAAAACCGCCTTGCAGATCTTGAAGGGGCGTCAAGCACCAAGAAAGATCAGGTGGAGGCGCAAAAGCATAAACTTGCGACTGCATCGGTCAGCCTGCAAGAAGCCATTACTTTGGAGCGCGAAGCACGCGATGCCTATCGCACAGCCTTGTCAGAGCAAACAAAAGCCCGCGATGCTTTGGCGAAAGTTGAAAGCGAAGCGAGCCGCTTAGCCGAACGCCGCACGTCACTGACCGAGCGACAAACCAGATTGAATGGTGACCGCGAAGGAGCCGACCAGCAGCAAGAAAAGCAAAAGGCGCTTTTGTCTGAGGTGCCAAACAGTGACGCGCTCAATGATCGTTTGCAAAATGAGCAGACATCACTTGCCAATGATCGTGCAGCGCTTGCTGAGGCTCGTGCCGGATTTGAAACGCTCGCCCGCGAAGCAGAAATGCGTAACAACCGATTGCAAGCCATTGGCGGTGAACGTCAAAGCTGGGTCAATCGTGTGGAAGCTGCCGAGACACAAATGAATGTTTTGGCTGAACGCAAAGAAGCAGCCATTAAAGAGCAAGCTGGTTTGCAAGATCTTCCAGGTGAATTTGCCCGCCGTCGTGCAGCGCTCTTCACCAAGGTTGAAGAGGCGGAGAAAAATCGCGCTGAAAGCCAAGACGTACTCGCAACAGCTGAGACAGCACTTCGCACCGCTGATGAAGCGGCGAAATTGGCGCTCAACGCGCTTTCCGAAATCCGTGAAAGCCGTGCACGCACAGAAGAACGGGTTGAAAGTGCTAAAACCCGCAAACAAGATGTTGCCCGTGAGATCACGGAAATTCTTGAATGTTCACCAGCCGGATTGGCCGAAATTGCTCAGTTGAAAGAAGGTACAGCGCTGCCTGAAATGTCGGTGGTTGAAACACGTCTTGATCGTTTGAAAGCAGAACGTGAGCGACTTGGTGGCGTCAATCTGCGTGCTGAAGAAGAAATGCAAGAAGTTGGCGACAAGCGCGATGAGCTTGTGAGCGAGCGTGATGATTTGATCGAAGCAATCCGTCAGTTGCGCACGGCGATTGCTAACTTGAACAAAGAAGGCCGCGAGCGTCTCTTGATCGCATTTGATGAAGTGAATGCGCATTTCAAACATCTCTTCACGCATCTTTTTGCTGGTGGTACAGCGGAACTCATCCTCACTGAGTCTGATGATCCGTTGGAAGCAGGCCTTGATATTATTGCGCGTCCTCCAGGTAAAAAACCGCAGACGATGACGCTTCTATCGGGTGGTGAGCAGGCGTTGACGGCAACTGCACTGATCTTCGCTGTGTTCCTCACCAATCCCGCGCCAATCTGTGTGCTGGATGAGGTGGACGCACCGCTGGATGATGCCAATGTGGAGCGTTTTTGTAACTTGCTCGACGATATGGCGGACACCACGGATACGCGCTTCCTCACCATTACGCACAATCCAATCACCATGGCACGTATGAGCCGGTTGTTTGGTGTGACAATGGCTGAACGCGGCGTTAGCCAGCTTGTTTCTGTTGATCTTGAAACGGCTGAAAGCTTCCGCGAAGCAGGTTAA
- a CDS encoding thioredoxin domain-containing protein — MTSSFSRRSVLQGTGAAAALVTLSGCFSSEANNSDLAQPGPLKEMTIGNKDAKVKVIEYASMTCPHCASFHTRTYHAFKEKYVDTGKVLFAFREFPLDQVAATVAVLARCAPEDKFFDIVDVFFKTQPKWRNGQNPLPGIVEIAKQVGFTQQSFNACLQNKEVIDGINKIRTHGAEVLKVEATPTFYINDKKISGSLSLEAMDKEIEGLL; from the coding sequence ATGACATCGTCCTTTTCCCGTCGCTCTGTTTTACAAGGCACAGGCGCTGCTGCTGCACTTGTTACATTAAGCGGTTGCTTTTCTAGTGAAGCCAACAATAGCGATCTAGCTCAGCCTGGTCCGCTTAAAGAAATGACAATTGGCAACAAGGACGCGAAAGTTAAGGTCATCGAATATGCTTCAATGACATGCCCGCATTGCGCGTCATTCCATACTCGCACCTATCATGCCTTTAAAGAGAAGTATGTTGATACCGGCAAAGTGTTGTTTGCTTTCCGCGAGTTTCCATTGGATCAAGTCGCCGCAACAGTCGCTGTTCTTGCTAGATGCGCACCTGAAGACAAGTTTTTCGACATTGTAGATGTGTTCTTCAAAACCCAGCCAAAATGGCGTAATGGCCAAAATCCGCTGCCAGGTATCGTAGAAATCGCAAAACAAGTTGGTTTTACACAACAATCATTCAATGCCTGCTTGCAAAACAAAGAGGTTATTGATGGGATAAACAAAATCCGTACGCACGGTGCGGAAGTGTTGAAGGTAGAGGCAACGCCAACCTTTTACATCAATGACAAAAAAATAAGCGGTTCATTATCTCTTGAAGCAATGGATAAAGAAATCGAAGGTTTGTTGTAA
- a CDS encoding DciA family protein gives MADNVDDAKTPKYRDKWDHGTAGRDWKRGSKPLSELLPKLIDPICARKGLASSALIAAWPELAGNTFADCTIPDKINWPHQTSTGATTFQGGTLVVRVDGPKAIYLQHEEQQLLQRVNQFFGFVAIERLKIVQAPIERKKQVIKEKLPSLSPKQEERLRECITEFDDPQLDAAVLKMGQGVLRKELLKRQQADEQ, from the coding sequence ATGGCGGATAACGTTGACGATGCAAAAACCCCAAAATACCGCGATAAATGGGATCATGGCACGGCGGGGCGTGATTGGAAGCGGGGCAGTAAGCCTTTGTCGGAGTTATTGCCAAAGCTAATTGATCCTATTTGTGCCCGCAAAGGGTTGGCGTCCTCCGCACTTATTGCCGCATGGCCGGAACTTGCCGGAAATACTTTCGCGGATTGCACCATTCCAGACAAAATCAATTGGCCGCACCAAACAAGCACGGGGGCGACAACCTTTCAGGGCGGTACTCTTGTGGTTCGGGTGGATGGTCCTAAAGCGATCTACCTGCAGCACGAAGAGCAGCAGCTTTTGCAACGGGTCAATCAGTTCTTCGGCTTTGTTGCCATTGAACGATTGAAAATTGTCCAAGCGCCCATTGAACGCAAAAAGCAGGTTATTAAAGAGAAGCTCCCGTCGCTCTCTCCTAAGCAAGAAGAAAGACTGCGTGAGTGCATTACTGAGTTTGATGACCCGCAGCTTGATGCTGCTGTCTTAAAGATGGGGCAGGGCGTTTTGCGCAAAGAGCTTTTGAAGCGGCAGCAGGCAGATGAACAATAA
- a CDS encoding AtpZ/AtpI family protein: MQSDHDKRPDDFDNRFDKLGAKLDEQKATRRAEQNDKGLKDRAGMAYGLKIASEFVSAILVGAAIGWVLDKWLGTTPFGLIVFLILGFAAGVLNVMRAAGRISQPEASDRDG; this comes from the coding sequence GTGCAAAGCGATCACGACAAACGCCCTGACGATTTTGACAACCGCTTCGACAAACTTGGTGCCAAGCTCGATGAGCAAAAAGCAACGAGACGAGCGGAACAAAATGACAAGGGACTGAAAGACAGAGCCGGCATGGCTTACGGTCTTAAGATTGCGTCGGAATTTGTGTCCGCCATCTTGGTTGGAGCGGCAATTGGCTGGGTTTTGGACAAATGGTTGGGGACGACACCCTTCGGGTTGATTGTTTTCCTTATTTTGGGGTTTGCTGCGGGCGTTTTAAATGTCATGCGAGCCGCAGGAAGAATTTCACAGCCGGAAGCGAGTGATCGCGACGGTTAA
- a CDS encoding F0F1 ATP synthase subunit A: protein MANDPIHQFHITEYFSLGSIGGVDFAMTNSAAFMIATTVATCAFLIFSTSSRGLIPTRMQSIAEICYDFVASTLRDAAGKEGMRFFPLVFSLFMFVLVANLFGMFPYFFTVTSHLIVTFALAMLVILTVVGYGFMKHGFGFLKLFVPSGIPAALVPLVVMIEVISFLSRPISLSVRLFANMLAGHITLKVFAGFITSLSAFGVAGMAGAVLPFAMTVALTGLEFLVAFLQAYVFTVLTCMYLNDAVHPGH from the coding sequence TTGGCAAACGATCCAATCCACCAGTTCCATATTACTGAATATTTCTCACTCGGCTCAATCGGCGGTGTCGATTTTGCAATGACAAACTCAGCAGCATTCATGATTGCAACAACAGTTGCTACATGTGCGTTCCTGATTTTCTCAACAAGCAGCCGCGGTCTTATTCCAACACGCATGCAGTCAATCGCTGAGATTTGCTACGACTTTGTTGCGAGCACCCTGCGAGATGCAGCCGGCAAGGAAGGAATGCGTTTCTTCCCTCTCGTCTTTTCGCTCTTTATGTTCGTATTGGTTGCCAACTTGTTTGGCATGTTCCCTTACTTCTTCACGGTCACAAGCCACCTAATCGTCACGTTCGCTCTCGCGATGCTGGTGATCTTAACAGTGGTTGGCTATGGCTTTATGAAACACGGCTTCGGCTTCTTGAAGCTTTTCGTTCCTTCAGGCATCCCAGCAGCACTTGTGCCGCTCGTGGTGATGATCGAGGTTATCTCATTCCTCTCACGCCCAATCAGCCTTTCAGTTCGTTTGTTCGCTAATATGCTTGCAGGACACATTACGTTGAAAGTGTTTGCAGGCTTTATCACAAGCCTTAGCGCTTTTGGCGTTGCTGGCATGGCGGGCGCTGTTTTGCCTTTCGCAATGACGGTCGCGCTTACCGGACTAGAATTTCTCGTGGCTTTCCTTCAGGCCTATGTATTCACAGTGTTGACATGCATGTATCTGAATGACGCCGTACACCCAGGTCACTAA
- a CDS encoding F0F1 ATP synthase subunit C, with the protein MEAEAAKLIGAGIACLGMGGAAIGLGNIFGSYLAGALRNPSAADGQFGRLIFGFAVTEALGIFSLLVALLLLFDV; encoded by the coding sequence ATGGAAGCAGAAGCAGCAAAACTCATCGGCGCAGGTATCGCATGTCTCGGTATGGGCGGTGCAGCCATCGGTCTTGGCAACATTTTCGGTAGCTACCTTGCAGGCGCCCTTCGCAACCCATCAGCAGCTGACGGCCAATTCGGTCGCTTGATTTTCGGCTTCGCTGTGACAGAAGCGCTCGGCATCTTCTCACTGCTCGTTGCTCTTCTTCTTCTCTTCGATGTTTAA
- a CDS encoding F0F1 ATP synthase subunit B has protein sequence MASETNSEVGHAADGGAGGSFPPFDSSTYGSQILWLAITFGVLYYVMAKVALPRIGSILEVRSDRIEQDIAEAQRLKEDTDEAIASYEQALGDARSKAQGIAQTARDKAKAETDSAVAKVEAGLSEKMDAAEKTIAGIRDKAMAEVDDIAGDTTEAIVKALIGGSVTKAEVTKALKSATE, from the coding sequence ATGGCGTCAGAAACAAATTCTGAAGTAGGTCATGCCGCTGATGGCGGCGCTGGTGGTTCTTTCCCACCATTTGACAGTTCAACTTATGGTTCGCAGATCCTATGGCTCGCGATCACATTTGGTGTGCTTTATTACGTCATGGCCAAAGTCGCATTGCCGCGCATCGGTTCTATTCTTGAAGTTCGCTCTGATAGAATTGAACAAGACATTGCCGAAGCACAGCGCTTGAAGGAAGATACCGACGAAGCAATCGCTTCTTATGAGCAAGCCCTTGGCGATGCTCGTAGCAAAGCGCAAGGTATTGCCCAGACAGCCCGTGACAAAGCAAAAGCTGAAACTGATAGCGCTGTTGCTAAAGTTGAAGCTGGTCTTTCTGAAAAGATGGATGCTGCTGAAAAGACAATTGCTGGTATTCGCGACAAAGCGATGGCAGAAGTTGACGATATTGCTGGCGACACGACTGAAGCGATTGTTAAAGCCCTCATCGGTGGGAGCGTAACAAAAGCAGAAGTCACTAAAGCACTTAAAAGCGCAACGGAGTAA
- a CDS encoding F0F1 ATP synthase subunit B codes for MDATFWATAALIVFIALIMYLKVPGMITKSLDDRADKIRSDLDEARKLREEAQALLAEYQRKRRDAESEAETIVEAAKREADTLAGDAKKKLDEYVERRTKMAEQKIAQAEAQAMQDVKAIAAERAIAASEQVLMSKLSDGGASLIKSSISEVKSKLM; via the coding sequence ATGGACGCAACCTTTTGGGCAACCGCCGCACTGATCGTATTCATCGCGCTTATCATGTACCTCAAAGTGCCGGGCATGATCACCAAATCATTGGATGATCGCGCCGACAAAATTCGCTCTGATCTTGATGAAGCACGCAAGCTTCGTGAAGAAGCACAGGCTCTTCTTGCTGAATATCAGCGCAAGCGTCGTGACGCGGAAAGTGAAGCTGAAACAATCGTTGAAGCTGCTAAACGTGAAGCTGACACTCTTGCTGGTGATGCGAAGAAAAAGCTTGATGAATATGTTGAGCGTCGCACTAAAATGGCTGAGCAAAAAATTGCACAAGCTGAAGCACAAGCAATGCAGGACGTTAAAGCGATTGCCGCTGAACGTGCCATTGCTGCTTCTGAGCAAGTGTTGATGTCTAAGCTATCTGATGGTGGTGCATCGTTGATTAAATCTTCAATCTCTGAAGTTAAATCAAAATTGATGTAG
- a CDS encoding phosphopentomutase, which produces MARAFLFVLDSFGIGGAPDAADFVNEEKSDLGSNTFAHIAKACHENKADAKGIRAGALSLPTLDLLGLGNAAHVATGEEVVGFPCRDDTIGLWAAATEISKGKDTPSGHWELAGVPVLKDWGYFPKQELAFPNDLLQAIYKAAGIDGSLCNQHSSGLAVIDEFGGEHQQTGQPIFYTSADSVFQIAAHQDHFGLERLYALCEIVFDLLRPFNIARVIARPFIGDAENGYERTANRRDYAVEPPEDTLLDHLKRAGHEVRAIGKIDDIFAHRGTTEVIKAHGNEALFDASFRALEDANDGALVFTNFIDFDQLYGHRRDVVGYANALERFDKRLAHFLDQMRDDDLLVVTADHGCDPTWHGTEHTRERVPVLVYSKALRGRGCGIRSSFCDVAQTIANWLNVKAGTKGTSLLDE; this is translated from the coding sequence GTGGCGCGTGCCTTTTTGTTTGTATTGGATTCGTTTGGCATTGGCGGTGCGCCGGATGCCGCTGATTTTGTAAACGAGGAAAAGAGTGATTTGGGTTCGAATACTTTCGCTCATATTGCAAAGGCGTGTCACGAAAATAAGGCAGATGCCAAAGGAATACGTGCTGGTGCCTTATCCCTTCCTACCTTGGACTTGCTGGGGCTGGGCAATGCGGCTCATGTGGCAACTGGCGAGGAAGTTGTTGGCTTCCCATGCCGTGATGACACAATAGGCCTTTGGGCTGCGGCAACTGAAATTTCAAAAGGCAAAGATACCCCTTCCGGCCACTGGGAACTTGCTGGTGTGCCAGTATTGAAAGACTGGGGGTATTTCCCAAAACAAGAACTCGCATTCCCTAATGATCTTTTGCAGGCGATTTATAAGGCGGCTGGGATAGATGGGTCGTTATGCAATCAGCATAGTTCTGGCTTAGCCGTGATTGATGAATTTGGTGGGGAACATCAACAAACAGGGCAGCCGATATTTTATACATCTGCCGATTCTGTTTTTCAAATTGCAGCACATCAAGACCACTTCGGCCTAGAGCGGCTTTATGCCCTTTGCGAAATTGTCTTCGACCTTCTTCGCCCCTTCAATATTGCCCGCGTTATTGCACGGCCCTTTATCGGTGACGCGGAAAATGGCTATGAGCGCACGGCTAACCGTCGTGATTATGCGGTTGAGCCACCAGAAGACACGCTTCTAGATCATCTTAAACGGGCAGGGCATGAGGTGAGGGCGATTGGCAAGATCGATGACATCTTTGCGCATCGTGGCACGACAGAAGTTATTAAAGCGCACGGCAATGAAGCTTTGTTTGATGCAAGTTTTAGAGCCTTGGAAGACGCAAATGACGGGGCATTGGTATTCACCAACTTCATTGATTTTGATCAACTCTACGGCCACCGCCGTGATGTTGTGGGATACGCCAATGCGTTAGAGCGTTTTGACAAGCGGCTTGCTCATTTCCTTGATCAAATGCGTGATGATGATTTGCTCGTTGTCACAGCTGATCACGGTTGCGACCCGACATGGCATGGGACAGAACATACCCGCGAGCGGGTGCCGGTGTTGGTATATTCGAAGGCTTTGCGGGGTAGGGGCTGCGGTATCCGCTCAAGCTTCTGCGATGTAGCGCAAACCATTGCGAATTGGCTGAATGTCAAAGCAGGAACAAAGGGAACCAGCCTACTCGACGAATAG